From Miscanthus floridulus cultivar M001 chromosome 15, ASM1932011v1, whole genome shotgun sequence, the proteins below share one genomic window:
- the LOC136509040 gene encoding kinesin-like protein KIN-12F isoform X2, with amino-acid sequence MVRDHAALRRTPAKASASEAGNNDENAAGDAPYVAAVAATDPGRPPLLAIQVQPPASGLKRKPESPAPTPSKLPFRTPEKAAGRSRFGWVPPRADEAPPRAGVGATPHSAMTTPRAHRGKAVAAPAASEGGSTHSTPTKSVAKPAHSIGMSGSRPPMSGGGPRGAGFTMAGRGTPMSLGPPTVVNSAEVSHFELREDPSFWMDNNVQVVIRVRPLNNNEKNLHSYYRCLKQESAQTITWIGHPETRFTFDHVACEAVDQEVLFRVAGLPMVENCMAGYNSCVFAYGQTGSGKTYTMLGEISDLEVRPSPDRGMTPRIFEFLFARIKAEEESRRDEKLKYSCKCSFLEIYNEQITDLLDPSATNLPLREDIRNGVYVENLTEWEVGCVSDIIKLLMQGSANRRVAATNMNRESSRSHSVFTCIIESRWEKDSASSLRFARLNLVDLAGSERQRTSGAEGERLKESVNINKSLSTLGLVIMSLVDLAHGKQRHIPYRDSRLTFLLQDSLGGNSKTMIIANVSPSVCSANETLSTLKFAQRARLIQNNAVVNEDASGDVLALQHQILLLKEELAVHKRQHVTRSLSFSADVCQGDIDDGSENMSVDDKNDNDAHNGHFLKEMQFSNKQVRSLKEALAGALRRESTAENTIRELELQIEQLNELVKQREDDTRSAKMMLKFRDEKILRTDALVNNKLQAESYLLQENKTLSQEVELLRARMDKNPEVTRFALENIRLSSQLKKSQQFFDEGERELLLNEISELRNQVSQILEERIETEQQNIFSDKTKDRQQHCTGLAPGSDAEILHMQLKRTSQELETCRRDLQVSLESNRALTREIADLVEEKTARAEVEEKSAGLGDKLQEANIHILQSCKHCEAMERELNESRSVIEALESEQIMLINEIDELKKKRCVEISSLNNELDLNLRQDYLTKEEPRARFLECFDKEDSPLQRKIKRMQASLEKARKLNTRYQIDQASHCFAEKEMDEVRRQVETETAKVIECLEQDLVSLQQQLNASNKNDLLAKQRINELHLEIKQLNDKLLEVLKENEILSSVIKEKEKEIEVLTNDWNRLAGDIGSCLVDGNIALDEASDQAAFISKSLSQRKWIKKQVQKMCSGISERDELLEELQNRLKEADNIRCDLDLKLRSLRGAMQAVNEEHQQEKCDQEKEIYLLRSQISEQGLVNDHQLEEIHRINLLLDESIETSVQKEVLVQNYVSLQKAMGEEIHRLESQLDQSKVHFAHLLSQTQDKEQSIGKLKNEEFNVLLRLMSEVLKANGIVRELRIGFNTLQSSLSMSPEEITCQNSDLNLEDRVDLRINEASQSVERQNVEVLCQLSKEMELAVLGMQIMQSQMAKLLQEKENVKEFHLESQKRIKDLSSEVLILNSQIIKKERSYEGKLKDLNTKIQEQDASFISWNEEKEALEIEVSEAKLVVAQKSFESATLIAKFEEAKATISDADSTVKALVEANEKAKLEAEKYQERETLFIAEREGMLSEINSLKRLLDMKEQSYKLMEKKFQSGLLEANELALELEDGIRFLQNLLVQKLEFVSSDVEWMKERIQQFAELTRKWLEENWLEIIGKDCAISVLHLCHMGILLERITGLNAENGFLQRGLCESNSLITKLREHNDKAKNELEMCSVLKGKLLLDINHSFSRIAKKEQEATELNSRLDSFENKILHLQAQEEAMVARSNSMHSELSILIEEIDATNRSALEAESKEKEELRHQLDEALLLSKMLKDKMLVELNLLQTDNYIPLNNIQGCNEFELCNSLADYRSDLVMTSIMAKDIESTVLAWELKQHKLQLQEQRVMFTDVLEELMAEATLWKVDLHLENIAICTLHEENNEARVDLENLKQNGEESMKILHAMNEENTTLKYSIASLESRITSFQTNLDAKNKALMELECSHATICRELELKTDAMNCISTRENYFSSENATLKQEIRNILCKDQRMVELMANIEADKLFVTIEGRLQLVTDHVHNYISEQINMVSKLSNELDIIEVSAQELRTQNSLLESELIRKEELTKGLSFDLSLLQESASVAKDQAAEITELRKVIKSLEQELACKSLELDDVVSDRQQFEARILKCNETVGALEEELGKKLDELNMVSMENAELKSQLQYIEEISCTMEELADKREVIGRLEEKLIELRTLIDERDAYLQSLQNDFSKLSDEKASCDTELLILKEKLEMAQALAEESEAIATESRQIAEEHKAYAEGKDEEVKVLERSIEVLENTVCTLESEVDIVKEEAERQRMQREELEVELQKVRQQMLAVPPSGKARRYMEDGVVDLADSSRHPADMHNELLCAQETVRILGKEVSEKEAEIAQCKEHISEINIHAEAAAQEYKRKLMELEVMAQQVKTDNSSAHACSGRQEKINSKPRGSGSPFKCIGIGFVQQMNSEKDEELSAAKQHIVELEGIAASRQREIFMLNAKLATTESMTHDVIRDMLGVKMNMTTWAALADNQQKLETKESITSQAQESKESNEMMKLKKQLDELIEERQSWLDEINQKQSELGTARITIEKLRQREQFMVAEIELSKAENLNYKTIILNLEAERKNLTRQQNLQLRINHHVKTKEENILLKRQNEELSAKLKQLGVILTRTKEELACYRVSDGKDPHEQIEEEELLRKKLYESEQDRNQLAENLSSLCSSILKVAGATNSETGASLLKASECLNQLQCRIASLEGEVEDLKLKCKLLREKARLSELRSNSSSLSTGAKDSLTSPSISSFR; translated from the exons ATGGTGAGGGATCACGCCGCGCTCCGCCGAACTCCGGCGAAGGCTTCCGCCTCGGAAGCTGGCAACAACGACGAGAACGCCGCGGGCGACGCTCCATATGTCGCGGCCGTCGCCGCCACGGACCCCGGCCGCCCTCCGCTGCTCGCCATCCAGGTCCAGCCGCCGGCGTCTGGCCTGAAGCGGAAGCCCGAGTCGCCGGCGCCGACTCCCTCCAAGCTCCCGTTCCGGACCCCCGAGAAGGCCGCCGGGCGGAGCCGGTTCGGCTGGGTCCCGCCCCGCGCCGACGAGGCCCCACCGCGGGCAGGCGTGGGGGCGACCCCGCACAGCGCGATGACCACGCCCCGTGCGCATCGCGGcaaggcggtggcggcgccggcggcctcCGAGGGCGGGTCCACGCACAGCACGCCCACCAAGAGCGTCGCCAAGCCGGCGCACAGCATTGGGATGAGCGGGTCGAGGCCGCCCATGAGCGGTGGCGGGCCCAGGGGGGCAGGGTTTACCATGGCGGGGAGGGGGACGCCGATGTCACTTGGGCCGCCCACGGTGGTGAATTCCGCGGAGGTGTCTCATTTCGAGCTCCGAGAGGACCCCTCCTTCTGGATGGACAACAATGTGCAG GTTGTCATTCGTGTGCGCCCGCTAAATAATAATGAGAAGAACCTGCACAGTTATTATCGATGCTTGAAACAAGAAAGTGCGCAGACTATCACTTGGATTGGGCATCCCGAAACTCGTTTTACATTTGACCATGTTGCTTGTGAAGCAGTGGATCAG GAGGTGCTCTTCAGAGTTGCTGGTTTGCCAATGGTTGAGAACTGTATGGCTGGATACAACAGCTGTGTGTTTGCTTACGGACAG ACTGGAAGCGGAaaaacatatacaatgcttggtgAAATAAGTGATCTGGAAGTGAGGCCTAGTCCAGACCGAGGGATGACACCACGCATATTTGAGTTCTTATTTGCCAGAATTAAAGCG GAAGAAGAGAGCAGGAGAGATGAGAAACTCAAATACAGTTGCAAGTGTTCTTTCCTGGAGATATATAATGAACAAATTACAGATCTTCTTGATCCTTCTGCCACAAATCTCCCA CTCCGAGAAGATATAAGGAATGGAGTGTACGTCGAAAATTTGACTGAATGGGAAGTTGGCTGTGTCAGTGACATAATAAAACTCCTGATGCAG GGTTCTGCCAACAGAAGAGTGGCTGCTACAAATATGAACCGTGAGAGTAGCCGCTCCCACAGTGTTTTCACCTGTATCATTGAGAGTAGGTGGGAGAAGGATTCAGCATCTAGCTTAAGGTTTGCAAGACTAAATCTTGTTGATCTTGCTGGGTCTGAAAG GCAGAGGACATCTGGAGCAGAAGGTGAGCGGCTGAAGGAATCTGTTAATATTAACAAATCGTTATCAACACTTGG TCTTGTGATAATGAGTTTAGTTGATCTAGCGCATGGCAAACAAAGACACATTCCATATAGGGACTCAAGATTGACATTTCTTCTCCAA GATTCACTTGGAGGGAACTCGAAAACTATGATCATTGCAAATGTCAGCCCTTCAGTATG TTCTGCTAATGAAACACTCAGTACCCTGAAATTTGCTCAGCGTGCAAGGCTCATTCAGAACAAT GCGGTTGTTAATGAAGACGCTTCAGGAGATGTGTTAGCTTTGCAACATCAGATACTTCTCCTAAAG GAGGAGCTTGCTGTCCACAAGCGTCAACATGTCACTAGATCTTTATCCTTCTCTGCTGATGTTTGTCAAGGTGATATTGATGATGGTAGTGAAAACATGAGTGTGGATGATAAAAATGACAATGATGCCCACAACGGACACTTTTTGAAAGAGATGCAATTTTCAAATAAGCAG GTGAGGTCACTGAAAGAAGCATTAGCCGGAGCATTGCGGAGAGAATCAACTGCAGAAAATACTataagggaacttgaacttcaaaTTGAGCAGTTGAATGAATTG GTTAAACAAAGAGAGGATGACACAAGATCGGCTAAGATGATGCTTAAGTTTCGAGATGAGAAGATTCTTAGAACGGATGCTCTTGTGAACAACAAATTGCAAGCAGAATCATATCTACTGCAAGAAAACAAAACCTTGTCACAAGAAGTTGAACTTCTTAGGGCAAGAATGGATAAAAATCCAGAAGTAACTCGTTTTGCACTAGAGAATATTCGTCTCTCAAGCCAACTGAAGAA GTCCCAGCAGTTCTTCGACGAAGGGGAGAGGGAGCTTCTATTGAATGAAATTTCTGAGCTTCGAAATCAG GTTTCACAAATACTTGAAGAGAGGATAGAAACTGAGCAACAAAATATCTTTTCTGACAAAACCAAG GACAGACAACAGCATTGCACTGGTCTAGCTCCAGGAAGTGATGCTGAAATTTTGCATATGCAG CTGAAAAGGACCAGCCAAGAACTAGAAACATGTAGACGCGACTTGCAAGTTTCCTTAGAATCAAACAGAGCACTAACAAG GGAAATAGCTGACCTTGTGGAAGAGAAAACAGCCCGTGCAGAAGTTGAGGAAAAATCAGCTGGTTTAGGTGATAAACTGCAAGAAGCAAATATACATATCCTCCAATCGTGTAAGCATTGTGAGGCCATGGAAAGGGAATTGAATGAGTCAAGATCTGTTATTGAAGCTCTTGAATCAGAGCAGATTATGTTGATAAATGAAATAGATGAACTTAAGAAGAAGAGATGTGTCGAAATCTCAAGTTTGAACAATGAACTTGACCTCAACCTTAGACAGGATTACTTGACTAAAGAGGAGCCCAGAGCAAGATTTCTTGAGTGTTTTGATAAAGAAGATTCACCTTTGCAGAGAAAGATTAAGAGAATGCAAGCTTCACTTGAGAAGGCACGGAAATTAAATACAAGGTACCAAATAGATCAGGCATCACACTGTTTTGCTGAAAAAGAAATGGATGAAGTTCGTAGACAGGTGGAGACTGAAACAGCTAAGGTGATTGAATGCTTAGAACAAGATCTGGTATCACTCCAACAGCAACTAAATGCAAGCAACAAAAATGACTTGTTAGCCAAACAAAGAATAAATGAACTTCACCTAGAAATAAAGCAGTTGAATGATAAGTTACTTGAGGTGTTGAAAGAGAACGAAATACTTTCTTCTGTgatcaaggaaaaagaaaaggaaattgaAGTATTGACCAATGACTGGAACAGATTAGCTGGTGACATTGGAAGCTGTCTTGTGGATGGAAATATAGCTTTAGATGAAGCCTCTGATCAGGCTGCCTTTATTTCCAAATCTTTATCTCAAAGAAAATGGATCAAGAAACAAGTTCAGAAGATGTGTAGTGGTATATCTGAAAGAGATGAGCTACTTGAAGAGCTTCAGAACAGGTTGAAAGAGGCAGATAATATAAGATGTGACTTAGACTTGAAGTTAAGGTCCTTAAGAGGAGCAATGCAGGCTGTAAATGAAGAGCATCAGCAGGAAAAAtgtgatcaagaaaaagaaataTATCTTCTAAGATCACAAATATCTGAACAAGGACTTGTGAACGATCACCAATTAGAAGAAATTCACAGAATAAACCTTTTGTTGGATGAATCAATTGAGACATCTGTGCAGAAGGAGGTTCTGGTACAGAACTATGTTTCTTTACAAAAGGCAATGGGAGAAGAGATTCATCGGCTGGAGTCACAATTAGACCAGTCAAAGGTACATTTTGCTCATTTATTGAGTCAGACTCAGGACAAGGAACAGTCTATTGGGAAGCTAAAAAATGAAGAGTTCAATGTTTTGTTAAGACTGATGTCAGAAGTTCTGAAGGCAAATGGTATTGTACGTGAGCTTCGAATTGGATTCAATACATTGCAATCAAGCCTTTCTATGAGCCCTGAAGAGATCACCTGTCAAAATTCAGACTTGAATTTGGAGGACCGG GTTGACCTTAGGATCAACGAAGCGTCCCAATCTGTGGAGCGGCAAAATGTTGAGGTTCTTTGCCAACTTAGCAAGGAAATGGAGCTTGCAGTTCTAGGAATGCAGATAATGCAGTCTCAAATGGCTAAACTTcttcaagaaaaagaaaatgtGAAAGAATTTCATTTGGAGAGTCAAAAAAGAATTAAAGATCTAAGTAGTGAGGTCCTTATATTGAATTCACAAATAATTAAAAAAGAAAGATCCTATGAAGGTAAATTGAAAGATCTGAATACAAAGATCCAAGAACAGGATGCGTCATTTATTTCGTGGAATGAAGAAAAAGAG GCACTTGAAATTGAGGTTTCTGAGGCAAAACTTGTTGTGGCCCAGAAATCTTTTGAGTCTGCAACTCTTATAGCCAAGTTTGAAGAAGCGAAAGCAACTATAAGTGATGCAGACTCTACGGTCAAGGCACTGGTTGAAGCGAACGAAAAGGCAAAACTCGAAGCAGAAAAGTATCAAGAGAGGGAAACTTTGTTTATTGCTGAAAGGGAAGGCATGTTAAGTGAAATTAATAGTCTGAAGAGGCTGCTGGATATGAAAGAACAAAGTTACAAGCTTATGGAAAAGAAATTTCAGTCAGGCTTGCTTGAAGCAAATGAGCTAGCTCTTGAGCTGGAAGATGGCATTAGATTCCTGCAGAATTTGTTAGTACAGAAGCTTGAGTTTGTTTCTTCTGATGTTGAGTGGATGAAGGAAAGGATCCAGCAGTTTGCAGAGTTGACCAGAAAATGGTTAGAGGAGAATTGGCTGGAGATAATTGGCAAAGATTGTGCTATTTCTGTGTTGCACCTCTGTCACATGGGGATTCTTTTGGAGAGAATCACTGGGTTGAATGCAGAAAATGGTTTCCTTCAGCGCGGGCTCTGTGAGTCTAATTCTTTGATAACTAAACTGCGAGAGCACAACGACAAAGCCAAGAATGAACTAGAAATGTGCAGTGTTCTCAAAGGGAAGTTATTGCTTGACATCAACCATAGTTTCAGTCGTATTGcaaagaaggaacaagaagcaaccGAGTTGAACTCAAGATTAGACTCTTTTGAGAACAAGATTCTGCATTTGCAAGCACAAGAAGAAGCAATGGTGGCACGGTCAAATTCCATGCACAGCGAGCTTTCCATTTTGATTGAAGAGATTGATGCTACAAATAGGAGTGCCTTGGAAGCTGAatccaaagaaaaagaagaactgCGCCACCAACTGGATGAAGCTTTGCTTCTCAGTAAAATGTTGAAGGATAAAATGCTTGTAGAGTTGAATCTGCTTCAAACAGATAACTACATACCTTTAAATAATATTCAAGGCTGCAACGAATTTGAGCTGTGCAATTCACTTGCAGATTATCGAAGTGATTTGGTGATGACCAGTATTATGGCAAAGGATATTGAGTCTACTGTTTTGGCTTGGGAACTGAAGCAACACAAACTACAGCTGCAAGAACAAAGAGTTATGTTTACTGATGTCCTTGAAGAATTGATGGCAGAAGCAACTTTATGGAAAGTTGACCTGCATTTGGAGAATATTGCGATCTGCACTTTACATGAGGAGAACAATGAGGCAAGGGTTGATTTGGAGAACCTGAAGCAAAACGGTGAAGAATCTATGAAAATTCTGCATGCCATGAACGAGGAAAACACAACACTTAAATATTCAATTGCCTCCTTAGAATCTAGGATCACATCCTTCCAAACAAATTTGGATGCAAAAAACAAAGCTTTGATGGAGTTGGAATGCTCTCATGCAACCATATGTAGGGAGCTGGAACTGAAAACTGATGCCATGAATTGCATAAGTACTAGAGAAAATTATTTCAGTTCTGAAAATGCAACGTTGAAGCAGGAAATTCGAAATATTTTGTGCAAGGATCAGCGCATGGTTGAATTAATGGCTAACATTGAAGCTGATAAGTTATTTGTCACCATTGAAGGCCGCTTGCAACTGGTTACTGATCATGTGCACAATTACATTTCTGAGCAAATTAACATGGTGAGCAAGTTATCCAATGAGTTAGACATCATTGAAGTATCAGCTCAGGAATTAAGAACCCAGAATTCTCTTCTCGAATCAGAATTAATCAGGAAAGAGGAATTAACAAAGGGCTTATCATTTGATCTTAGCCTGTTACAAGAGTCTGCATCTGTTGCAAAAGATCAAGCAGCTGAGATTACAGAGTTGAGAAAAGTAATAAAATCTTTGGAACAAGAGCTTGCATGTAAGTCGCTTGAACTTGATGATGTCGTTTCTGATAGGCAACAATTTGAAGCAAGAATCTTAAAGTGTAATGAAACTGTTGGTGCCCTAGAGGAGGAACTGGGAAAGAAGCTTGATGAATTAAACATGGTTTCTATGGAGAATGCTGAACTAAAATCACAGCTCCAGTATATTGAAGAGATTAGTTGCACTATGGAGGAGTTAGCTGATAAACGTGAAGTCATTGGAAGACTTGAAGAAAAGTTGATTGAACTGAGAACTTTAATTGATGAAAGGGATGCCTATCTTCAGAGCTTGCAAAATGATTTCTCCAAACTCTCAGATGAAAAGGCATCATGTGACACTGAGTTGCTTATCTTGAAAGAAAAGCTGGAGATGGCTCAGGCACTTGCAGAAGAAAGTGAAGCAATTGCTACAGAATCTCGGCAG ATAGCTGAGGAACATAAGGCATATGCTGAAGGGAAGGATGAAGAAGTAAAGGTATTGGAGAGGTCAATTGAAGTACTTGAGAATACTGTATGTACTTTAGAAAGCGAA GTGGACATTGTCAAGGAAGAAGCAGAGCGGCAAAGAATGCAGCGAGAAGAACTAGAAGTTGAGCTGCAGAAAGTTAGGCAACAAATGCTAGCTGTTCCACCCTCTGGGAAAGCAAGGAGATATATGGAAGATGGAGTGGTTGATTTAGCTGACTCATCCAG GCACCCAGCAGACATGCATAATGAGCTTCTCTGTGCTCAGGAGACTGTTAGAATACTTGGAAAGGAGGTTTCTGAGAAGGAAGCAGAG ATTGCTCAGTGCAAGGAACATATCTCAGAGATAAACATTCATGCTGAGGCAGCGGCACAAGAATACAAGCGCAAG TTGATGGAGCTGGAGGTCATGGCACAACAGGTTAAGACAGACAATTCCTCAGCACATGCTTGCTCCGGGAGACAAGAGAAGATTAACTCAAAACCTCGGGGTTCAGGTTCTCCATTTAAATGTATTGGCATCGGCTTTGTACAGCAAATGAATTCTGAGAAAGATGAAGAGCTTAGTGCTGCAAAGCAACATATTGTGGAACTTGAGGGCATTGCAGCTAGTAGACAAAGGGAG ATATTCATGTTGAACGCGAAATTAGCAACAACAGAGAGCATGACGCATGATGTGATTCGTGATATGCTTGGGGTTAAAATGAACATGACAACTTGGGCG GCTCTAGCTGACAACCagcaaaagctggagacaaaagAGTCGATTACTTCTCAAGCACAGGAAAGTAAAGAG TCCAATGAGATGATGAAGTTGAAGAAGCAGCTTGATGAATTGATTGAAGAGAGACAGAG TTGGCTTGACGAAATAAACCAGAAACAATCAGAACTAGGAACTGCCCGCATTACTATAGAGAAATTACGACAACGAGAACAGTTTATGGTAGCTGAAATAGAGTTGTCAAAG GCTGAGAATTTGAACTACAAAACCATCATTCTTAATCTTGAAGCTGAAAGGAAGAACCTTACCAGACAACAGAATCTTCAGCTTCGAATAAATCACCATGTCAAAACAAAG GAAGAGAATATCCTGCTGAAACGGCAGAATGAAGAGCTAAGTGCAAAGCTGAAACAGCTGGGGGTCATCCTTACCCGAACAAAGGAAGAGCTTGCCTGCTACAGGGTTTCAGATGGAAAAGATCCACACGAACAGATAGAAGAGGAAGAGCTTCTGAGGAAGAAATTATAT GAGAGCGAACAAGATAGAAATCAACTGGCAGAAAATCTATCAAGTTTATGCTCCAGTATTCTAAAG GTTGCTGGAGCTACGAACTCTGAAACTGGCGCTAGTCTTCTGAAAGCATCGGAATGCTTAAATCAGCTCCAGTGCCGTATTGCTTCTTTGGAAGGCGAAGTTGAGGATCTAAAGTTAAAG TGCAAACTATTGCGTGAAAAAGCCCGTCTGTCCGAGCTCCGGAGCAACTCATCGTCTTTGAGCACAGGGGCAAAGGACAGTTTGACATCACCCAGCATTTCATCCTTCCGATGA